The genomic stretch ACGCAATCATATCGTCCAGATCTCCGCTTTTTGGCTGATCCTTACGTGCAGCCATCTTTTCTTGTTTTTCTCTCTTTTTTCTCTTTTTAAGTTCTGCTTTTTGCTTTTTAATGAATGTGTTTTGGTTTTTTGACATTGCGACGATTTTAATTGACAAATGTTATGGCCCTGCCGGTTTTTCCGGCCCGGCCTGTCCGGCCAATTCTGTGGATATAACTATCCATAGACATGGGAAGCTGGTAATTGATCACATGGGATACATCAGCTACGTCTATACCTCTGGCAGCTACATCAGTTGCCACCAGCACTCGAGTCATTCCGCTTTTGAACTCATCTATGGTTCTGTTACGGAAGTTTTGGGACTTATTTCCATGAATCAACCCAGATTTGATACCGGACTGATTTAATTGCTTGCTCAGTTTATCCGCAAGTCTCTTTGTTTCAGTGAAAATAATCACCTTTTCCAAATCGACCCCTTTAAACAAATCAGCAAGTATATCGAACTTATTCTGGCCTTCCGGCACCCGAATAATCTCCTGATCTACATTCTCGCTGGTAGTTCCACCAGTGTTTACTTTCACTTCTACAGGATTAGTGAGTAATCCAGCTATAAGCGCTTTTTGGCTTGGTTCCAATGTGGCTGAGAAAAGCATGGTCTGGCTTCTCTTAGTCATTGAATTTACGAGTTTTTTTACATCATGTACAAAACCCATGTCCAACATACGGTCAAACTCATCCAACACAAGCGTATTTACCTTGTTGAGATGAAGCAACTTACGGTTAGCCAAATCCAACAATCGCCCTGGCGTACCTACAATAACATGAAGCTTTCTGTTCAGAGCTTTAAAGTCAGAGTTGATATTGGTACCTCCAATAAATGTATTGGAGTACAAATTCATCCCTTTGCTGAGACTCTTGAATTCTTCCTCTATCTGCAAAGCCAGCTCTCGTGTCGGAGTTACGATCAACGCAGTAAAATTCTGGGGATCTTGCTTGGCGTGTTCTATGATGGGAATCAAAAATGCTCCGGTTTTACCTGAACCTGTATTTGATATTCCCAGAATATCCCTCTTATCCATCAACGCAGGAATAGCCTGCTCCTGGATATTGGTCATACTTTGATAGCCTTTGGCTTCCAGGTTTTTCAACAACAAAGCATTTAACCTCACACTTGAAAAAGGTGTTTCAGATCGAAATCCTTGTTGTCCGCTAGGCTGAGCCTTTTTGACGAATAAGTTAGGGTCTAACTTAGACTCCTTTTTCTTATTCTGCCCGGGCCTTGCTGCAGGTCGGGAATTCCTCCTTTGATTAGCCGCAGGTCTTGTATTACTATTTCTTTGTGTATTCATTGTTAATTAGGCTTTAATTGGCTCCATTTTGGGTTCATTACCCAACACATAGAGCATTTTGAAATGGTCCAACACAGCCATTAAAAAATGTGGTTTAGAATAATAAGGCACATTGAATTCCTCCGCTGTGGCCCGTACGATCGGTGCTATATCCTTATAATGCACATGGCAAATATCAGGAAACAAATGGTGCTCTACCTGGAAATTCAACCCTCCGACGAACCAAAACAACAGTTTTGATTTGGGAGCAAAGTTGCAGGTAGTAGCCAACTGGTGAAGTATTCTCTCTCCCTCTACCACACCGTTGGTGTCAGCTTTTGGAAAATCAACCACTTCTACAATATGCGCTATCTGGAATACCATAGTAATGATAAATCCAGTAATAAAATGCATCATCACAAAAGCCAGGATTATCATCCCTACCGAGAAAGGTGAGAAAATAATCGGCAAACCAATTACAACTGAGAAATAAGCCAGCTTGAGGAATACCAATTTTACAATTCCTTTTCTATATGCCTTATCTCCGCCTTTCACTAGGCCTTTATTGTAATACCTAGTAAATCTGATGAAATCCTTGGCAGTCACCCAAGATATTGTGGATAGAGAATAAAAGAACCATGCATATAAGTGTTGGAACTTATGCAGTCCATTTTTCTCTGCGTTTGGAGAGAACCTCAAGAAGAAAGGAGCATTGATATCGTCGTCATGCTCATCTATGTTGGTATAGCTATGGTGAAGCACATTGTGTTGCAGGTGCCAAACCATGGAGCTAGCCCCTACCATATCGAGGGTATAACCAATCCAGGTATTTACTTTTTTACTTTTGGAATAAGAACCATGAATTGCATCATGCATTACGCCCATCCCTACACCAGCCATTCCAAAGGCTGAAAGCATATAACAAGCGAATAAATGAAATGTGGTCGTAGCCACTCCCGTAATCACCAAGAAAACCGGAACGACATACAGGGACACCAAGATGATTGATTTAATGATCATCTCTTTATTTCCGTATTTCGATTTGTTTGTGGACGTAAAATGTCCGTAAACTCGCTTTCTTAATGTTTGGGAGAATTCAGATAATTCTGATTCTGAGAACCTTACTGTCTTAATGGTACTGTGGTTAAATTATAAATACTAATGTTTCCCGTGGGATTTTCTCTGCAGGTTTTAATTCTATGACCGGACTTGCCCGGATCTCATGAATTAAAAAAGTAGAAAGATGAAGAATTAAAACCTTTGCGAGGGGAAACTCTTGAATTTGCTACTTAAGCAGGTTGACAATCAACGCATACTTTATTTCAAGTAAAAAGGATGTCACACAGACAGCGCCTTTATGCTTACAAAGGTGAGGAGAAGATTTCGAAAATCCTAATACCATTTAAAAACCAACTATTTATAATCATGTTATTTCCAACCAAAACCTAGTATTGAAAAGTAAAATCACACACTAATACTGCCCTATACATCTTAAGGAGATGCTTATCATTATAAAACGCGGATTACAAGCTGATCAACTTTTTATTTGCCCTAAGATAATAATTTCATAAAAAAAAGTAGAAAGGTGACTCTTTGGCTTCGCCATATAATCAACTATTATTTTGTTTCTGCCAAAAAAACCTGCTTTTCATCTACTAGCCCCTGCACTATATAGCAGCCTTGATTCTGATAAAGATGTATATCCAACTCATCTCCCATAACACACTCAGCCAGGTAATTGATCGAAAAGGGAAGCGTATGACAGCCATTTTCCCGCAGGATATTTTCCACCCAGCGTAGATAACTGGTATTGTTCACATGATTGTTCAAATCCAAATCAGAATATCTGACTTTTACTCTCTCACTCTTCAGAAGTACGCCTTTAAGCCTGATCTTGCCAGGCTGCCATTCTGGCTTTTCCAAGGGATCAAAAAGTACTGCAGGCAAAGCATTTTCAGGCCTAAAGATACGCTTAGTGACTACGTTCATCAATACCCAGGAGCTCATCCCTCGCGCCAGCGTATCGCCAGCGTGATTTGTAATCAAAAACTCACGAAAAGCAAACAACTTATCTACTCCCCTTCCTGCGGTATATACTTTGATTGAATCACCCCATGATGGAAGGTTTTCACAGGTGATATCCAAGCGGGACAGAATCCATGAGAGATTCTGCTCCTGTAGGTTTCTCCCAAAATCAGCAGAATCAGCATGCCTCCATGCGATCTCCTGAAATAGATTGGACAATGCCACCAAACTTAACTTCCCATCGGGATCGACTTGATAAGATCGAACTTCAAAATCTTTTTGATACTGAAAGGGAGGATTATAACTCATTTAGATCGGTTAGGTGAGATTTTCACTGGAATAAGAAACACAGCCTTTCTTATGCTGGAAAGCAGTGTGATTCCTAATCCCGCCACTGCAATCAGGGCAAAGGAGAATTTCAAATTAAATAATTCAGCAATAAAACCAATCAATGGAGGCCCTAACAAAAACCCAAAGAATGAAATGGTCGATACTAAGGCCAAAGCAACACTAGGAGAATACAATTTGGAACGCCCAGCGATACTATAAGATAATGGGATAATAGACGCCACCCCAAGTCCTACAAGCAAAAATCCTACTGTGGACATGAGCACCGTAGGGAAGAGCACAGCTAAAGCCAGACCGATAAATATCAAAACCCCACTTACCTGAATTACTTCTACTTTTGTATATCGGGCAGCAATCTTATCTGTGACAAATCTCCCAGAGGCCATGGCCCCCATAAAGGCTACATACCCTAATGCTATTAAGGATGGGTCCGACTGCACTACTTTTTTAAAATAAACTCCAGACCAATCAAACATACAACCTTCGGCCATCATCCCGAGAAATGCAATAAGGCTGATTCTCAACAAAAGGGCATCGGGCTTTTTCATGACCAATCCACCACCACCATCGGTCACTTTTTTCTCTTTGATAATAAATCGTTGGGCAGAAAGAATGATAACAATCGAAATAGCCATCACCACGGCATAATGTTGTGCCGGAGAAAAGCCTATAAAAATCATCAATGCCCCAAGTCCAGCCCCGGAAAACCCTGCCAGACTCCATAAACCATGAAAAGAAGCTAAAATACTTTTACCCATCTCATCCTCCAACGCCAAACCTTGTGTATTCAGGGAAATATTCATCACATTTCCCAACATCCCATAGAGTATCAATACTGGTATCAAAAACCATGTAGTAGGAGCCAAACCTATCAATGGCAATGTCATCGCATAAGCAAAGCTGCCAAACATCACCACTGTACGGCTACCATACTGATGTACAGCCCATCCTGCAATAGGCAATCCTATAACAGAACCCAATGGTAAAAAAAGCAACAATGTACCCAACTGTCCCTCGGATAAATCAAACTTCGCCTGAATATCTGGAATCCGGGCAGCCCAGGATGCAAAGCATAGGCCGACAAAAAAGAAAAAAGCCCCTAGGGCAACTCGTCTTTTAGAAAGTATGTTCATGAATGGCTAGGATTTAAGAGGCTCACAAAAGTACAGAACATTCGGTCAAAATCATGCTGGATTCATAACATTGCCTCTGAAAACAAGTTACCTTAGTCATACTCACTTCACCAAAAATTCATGGAACTGGTCATAGCAGGAGCCGTAATCGTTACCGCAATATTTATCGTCCGCTTTATTATCAAAAAAGTTTTTGACTGAAAAGCCACTCCTTTTTCAGAAAGTGGCTTCATTAATTTTAGATTCCTATTTAGGGCTTGCTGAAAAAGTCTCAGGTATGCCAGCCCTGCCTACCGGCAAGGCAGGTTCAAGGCGGCCGATTGAAGATGTATGCTTATACCTCGAATGAGGCCAACGTAGAAGATGATGTGCCTGAGGCTAGCTTGAAAATCCCGATTTTGGGATTTTCCGATGCATGGATAAAGACCTATTGTGGACAATAGCCTTGCACTTGCTGAAAAACCGTTCACATGAAAAATAGCTCAATCATTCAAAATGATAGCTTTTGATCTATTATTTGCGTTTTTCAGCATGCCCTATTTAATTCGGCAGCTTGCTTGCAAATCTACCGTACACCCATGTACCTGCAATAGCAGAGAGCAAGGTAATAATGACTACGGTAAAACCTGATCCAATCTGTGCAAACAAAGGTCCTGGGCATGCTCCTGTGATAGCCCACCCTAATCCGAATATAAACCCACCATAGATCTGTCCTTTTCGGAATTCCTTTTTAGGAATTTTGATTTCCTCACCAGCCATAGATTTGATTTTAAATCGCTTAATCACTTGGACCGAAATAATCCCCGTCACTATCGCCGAACCGATTACCCCATACATGTGAAAGGAATCTAATCGGAACATTTCCTGAATCCGAAACCAAGAGACAATCTCAGCTTTCACAAACACAATTCCGAACAAAACTCCAAGAATCAAATACTTCACTAGAGCTAAGCCTTGCTCCCCGGTTTCCTGAGAATTAGGAGAATCACAGACAGCTTCGGGAATTTTTCTTTCTACTTCTCTCATTTCTAAGGGATTAAAAACCTACCAACTTCATTAACGGGGCCAAGAACACCTGCGTCATCAGAAACCCACCAACCATAAAGAACATGGTGGCAACTAAAGATGGCCATTGCAGAGAACTGATGCCCATAATCGAGTGACCTGATGTGCACCCACCTGCGTACCTTGTACCAAAACCAACCAAAAAGCCTCCCAACACAAGAAACATTAACCCTTTGAGCGTAAATACATTTTCCCAAGAGAAAACATCGGCAGGCATCAAGCCGGAGAAGTCAGTAATTCCCATGGCCGCCAATTCCTTCTGAGTATTATCAGAAATAAGGATTTCAGCAGGGTTAGATAGATAGGAAGTTGCCACAAAACCTCCGAAAAAAATCCCTAAGACAAATATCAGATTCCAAGCTTCTTTTTTCCAATTGTATTGAAAAAAAGGGATTTTGGCAGGAATACACATTGCGCAGACATGCCGCAGAGAGGATGAGATCCCAAAGCTTTTGTTTCCCAAAATGAGAAGTGCAGGAACAGTTAGCCCGATCAATGGGCCAGCCACATACCAAGGCCATGGCTGGGAAATCCAGTCTATAAGTTTATTCATGAGTATTGCATTTTGAATGATTATACTAAGCGACGGCTTAAGCAAATAACCGCATCAATAATATAATTAATTCGTGGTCTGTGAGAACGCAGGCCTCGGTGAGGGGTTAGAAACATCTTTTCAATGGGTGATCAGCTGGAATACCAATGACCGAAGTACCTACAGGCTAGTGATTAGTCAATCCTGCATTTACTTTGGTGATCAAAGCAAGTGGTCTGTGAGGACACAGACCACGGGTTCTTATATTTTAATTCTTTAAACTAGATTCTTGAATCTAGTGTCTTGACTCTTGGATCTATTGTCTAGTTCCTAAAGTCTTATGTCTTGATACTAGCTACTTGATACTTACAACAAGGTAGTTGGGCAAACATACTCACTTACTTTAAACTTCCCTGACTCCTTGATGTCTTTGAATCCTCCCTTAACATCGATCAAATTGTCATAGCCTCTTGCTCTGAGTATAGAATTGAAAACCATAGAACGATAGCCCCCTGCACAATGCACATAGTAGGTTTTGTCTTTGTCTATTTTCTGCATACTGTCATTGATGTAATCAAGAGGCGCATTTCCCGCATCCTGTACGTGCTCTGAAAGATATTCAGACTCTTTTCTTACGTCCAGAATATTCACAGAACCTTTTTCTTCTTTGATTGCTGCAAGTTCGCCCGCTGAGATGGATGTGATCTGGTCTATCTCTTTATTGGACTTAGCCCAAGCCTCAAATCCACCCTGTAAATATCCAATAGCATAATCATAGCCTACTCGGGCCAATCGGGTGACTACTTCCTCTTCTCTTCCTTCATCCGCAACGATCAATATCTGCTGTTTTAGATCCGGAATCATCGCACCTACCCATACCGCAAAACTTCCATCAATTCCAATATTGATCGAATTTGGCACAAAACCCTTTGTAAAATCCTGCGGTGCCCGTGTATCCAATATCAATGCACCCGTTTCATTAGCAACAGCTTCGAACTCTTCTGGGGACAATGGTCTGGCACCTCTTTCCAGCACATCATCGATACTGTCATACCCTTCTATATTCATCATCACGTTTTGAGGAAAATAGGCAGGCGGTGGAGTTAATCCCGT from Algoriphagus sp. NG3 encodes the following:
- a CDS encoding DEAD/DEAH box helicase, producing MNTQRNSNTRPAANQRRNSRPAARPGQNKKKESKLDPNLFVKKAQPSGQQGFRSETPFSSVRLNALLLKNLEAKGYQSMTNIQEQAIPALMDKRDILGISNTGSGKTGAFLIPIIEHAKQDPQNFTALIVTPTRELALQIEEEFKSLSKGMNLYSNTFIGGTNINSDFKALNRKLHVIVGTPGRLLDLANRKLLHLNKVNTLVLDEFDRMLDMGFVHDVKKLVNSMTKRSQTMLFSATLEPSQKALIAGLLTNPVEVKVNTGGTTSENVDQEIIRVPEGQNKFDILADLFKGVDLEKVIIFTETKRLADKLSKQLNQSGIKSGLIHGNKSQNFRNRTIDEFKSGMTRVLVATDVAARGIDVADVSHVINYQLPMSMDSYIHRIGRTGRAGKTGRAITFVN
- a CDS encoding acyl-CoA desaturase, producing the protein MIIKSIILVSLYVVPVFLVITGVATTTFHLFACYMLSAFGMAGVGMGVMHDAIHGSYSKSKKVNTWIGYTLDMVGASSMVWHLQHNVLHHSYTNIDEHDDDINAPFFLRFSPNAEKNGLHKFQHLYAWFFYSLSTISWVTAKDFIRFTRYYNKGLVKGGDKAYRKGIVKLVFLKLAYFSVVIGLPIIFSPFSVGMIILAFVMMHFITGFIITMVFQIAHIVEVVDFPKADTNGVVEGERILHQLATTCNFAPKSKLLFWFVGGLNFQVEHHLFPDICHVHYKDIAPIVRATAEEFNVPYYSKPHFLMAVLDHFKMLYVLGNEPKMEPIKA
- a CDS encoding acyl-[acyl-carrier-protein] thioesterase: MSYNPPFQYQKDFEVRSYQVDPDGKLSLVALSNLFQEIAWRHADSADFGRNLQEQNLSWILSRLDITCENLPSWGDSIKVYTAGRGVDKLFAFREFLITNHAGDTLARGMSSWVLMNVVTKRIFRPENALPAVLFDPLEKPEWQPGKIRLKGVLLKSERVKVRYSDLDLNNHVNNTSYLRWVENILRENGCHTLPFSINYLAECVMGDELDIHLYQNQGCYIVQGLVDEKQVFLAETK
- a CDS encoding MFS transporter; this translates as MNILSKRRVALGAFFFFVGLCFASWAARIPDIQAKFDLSEGQLGTLLLFLPLGSVIGLPIAGWAVHQYGSRTVVMFGSFAYAMTLPLIGLAPTTWFLIPVLILYGMLGNVMNISLNTQGLALEDEMGKSILASFHGLWSLAGFSGAGLGALMIFIGFSPAQHYAVVMAISIVIILSAQRFIIKEKKVTDGGGGLVMKKPDALLLRISLIAFLGMMAEGCMFDWSGVYFKKVVQSDPSLIALGYVAFMGAMASGRFVTDKIAARYTKVEVIQVSGVLIFIGLALAVLFPTVLMSTVGFLLVGLGVASIIPLSYSIAGRSKLYSPSVALALVSTISFFGFLLGPPLIGFIAELFNLKFSFALIAVAGLGITLLSSIRKAVFLIPVKISPNRSK
- a CDS encoding DUF6691 family protein: MREVERKIPEAVCDSPNSQETGEQGLALVKYLILGVLFGIVFVKAEIVSWFRIQEMFRLDSFHMYGVIGSAIVTGIISVQVIKRFKIKSMAGEEIKIPKKEFRKGQIYGGFIFGLGWAITGACPGPLFAQIGSGFTVVIITLLSAIAGTWVYGRFASKLPN
- a CDS encoding YeeE/YedE family protein is translated as MNKLIDWISQPWPWYVAGPLIGLTVPALLILGNKSFGISSSLRHVCAMCIPAKIPFFQYNWKKEAWNLIFVLGIFFGGFVATSYLSNPAEILISDNTQKELAAMGITDFSGLMPADVFSWENVFTLKGLMFLVLGGFLVGFGTRYAGGCTSGHSIMGISSLQWPSLVATMFFMVGGFLMTQVFLAPLMKLVGF
- a CDS encoding MBL fold metallo-hydrolase, yielding MKIEQIYTGCLAQGAYYIESDGEAAVIDPLREVQPYIAKAERRNAKIKYVFETHFHADFVSGHIDLAEKTGAEIVYGPTEMKLGFSAHIGQDGEEFHIGKAKIKLIHTPGHTMESSCYLLYNEEGNPEAIFTGDTLFIGDVGRPDLAQKVVAELTQDKLAGHLYDSLRNKIMPLPDELIVYPAHGAGSACGKNMSKETSDTLGNQKKTNYALQEMTKEEFTKKLITGLTPPPAYFPQNVMMNIEGYDSIDDVLERGARPLSPEEFEAVANETGALILDTRAPQDFTKGFVPNSINIGIDGSFAVWVGAMIPDLKQQILIVADEGREEEVVTRLARVGYDYAIGYLQGGFEAWAKSNKEIDQITSISAGELAAIKEEKGSVNILDVRKESEYLSEHVQDAGNAPLDYINDSMQKIDKDKTYYVHCAGGYRSMVFNSILRARGYDNLIDVKGGFKDIKESGKFKVSEYVCPTTLL